A part of Variovorax sp. HW608 genomic DNA contains:
- a CDS encoding DUF3305 domain-containing protein: MAQSEIQTPAGHESPLDVAVVMRRERLHGPSSHWQAWRWTLDDVVPDEPGFGRAPRLLHDGEEVQRWLHPGFKVELFRDEAEGYHLNVSSPAPCWFVLWRMDEEATLAAEPIPRPVVVTLSYYEAGRWLDAQETVEQVPAPREVVAWLRAFVDEHYVIEPKRRKRPESFRSLTDRFGNAASVSTEKPRGRGAGDV, translated from the coding sequence ATGGCGCAATCCGAAATCCAGACCCCGGCCGGCCACGAATCGCCCCTCGACGTCGCCGTCGTGATGCGGCGCGAGCGCCTGCACGGGCCGTCGAGCCACTGGCAGGCGTGGCGCTGGACGCTCGACGACGTGGTGCCCGACGAACCGGGCTTCGGCCGCGCGCCGCGCCTCCTGCACGACGGCGAGGAGGTGCAGCGCTGGCTGCATCCGGGCTTCAAGGTCGAACTGTTCCGCGACGAGGCCGAGGGCTATCACCTGAACGTCTCGTCGCCCGCCCCCTGCTGGTTCGTGCTCTGGCGCATGGACGAGGAGGCCACGCTGGCCGCCGAGCCGATCCCGCGTCCGGTGGTCGTGACCCTCAGCTACTACGAGGCCGGACGGTGGCTCGACGCACAGGAAACCGTCGAGCAGGTGCCGGCGCCCAGGGAGGTCGTGGCGTGGCTGCGCGCCTTCGTGGACGAGCACTACGTGATCGAACCCAAGCGCCGCAAGCGCCCGGAGAGCTTCCGCTCGCTGACCGACCGTTTCGGCAATGCCGCGAGCGTGTCCACCGAAAAGCCGCGCGGCCGGGGAGCCGGCGATGTCTGA
- a CDS encoding TorD/DmsD family molecular chaperone, with protein MSQTFPATSALDEEIARAELYGLLARLWYAAPDAALLEAFQVAPTEAPAAGAFLEEPWRHLVGVGRGMDIAALDDEYDALFGGIGKPEVFLFGSHYLSGFLNDKPLAKLRGDLDQLGLAREESVPETEDHIAFLFEVMRYLIAGEDAAVANLTRQRAFFSAHILPWLPALCDAVSGHSKARFYAALAALTRAFGEVEAQGFDMLG; from the coding sequence ATGAGCCAGACCTTCCCTGCGACCTCGGCCCTCGACGAAGAAATCGCGCGCGCGGAACTCTACGGCCTGCTCGCGCGGCTCTGGTATGCGGCGCCGGATGCCGCCTTGCTCGAAGCCTTCCAGGTCGCGCCGACCGAGGCCCCGGCCGCCGGCGCCTTCCTCGAGGAGCCGTGGCGGCATCTCGTCGGCGTCGGGCGCGGCATGGACATCGCCGCGCTCGATGACGAATACGACGCGCTCTTCGGCGGCATCGGCAAGCCGGAGGTCTTTCTCTTCGGCTCGCACTACCTGAGCGGCTTCCTCAACGACAAGCCGCTCGCCAAGCTGCGGGGCGACCTCGACCAGCTCGGCCTGGCGCGCGAAGAGAGCGTGCCCGAAACCGAGGACCACATCGCCTTCCTGTTCGAGGTGATGCGCTACCTGATCGCGGGCGAGGACGCAGCGGTGGCCAACCTGACCCGTCAGCGGGCGTTCTTCTCGGCCCACATCCTGCCCTGGCTTCCGGCGCTGTGCGATGCCGTGTCCGGGCATTCGAAGGCCCGTTTCTACGCCGCGCTGGCGGCGCTCACGCGTGCCTTCGGCGAGGTCGAGGCCCAGGGCTTCGACATGCTCGGCTGA
- a CDS encoding DUF3306 domain-containing protein, whose product MSEGFFDRWSRRKQQARSGEVADEPQKPPAQPVPVERPAAAPAVEPETTGSPLPVEAVEAPPLTLEDVKALRVDSDFRPFVAQNVAPEVRNAAFRKLFSDPHFNVMDGLDTYIDDYSKPSPLPEGALRQMASAKFLKLFDEDPAHPEETPEGDGLVGVAKSGHSGDLPSPPVADAPPASPKTDDHDADLRLQPDDAPRAEDARDRAD is encoded by the coding sequence ATGTCTGAAGGCTTCTTCGACCGCTGGTCGCGCCGCAAGCAGCAGGCGCGCAGCGGGGAGGTGGCGGACGAACCGCAGAAGCCGCCGGCGCAACCGGTGCCGGTGGAGCGGCCGGCCGCTGCGCCGGCCGTCGAGCCCGAAACCACTGGCAGCCCACTGCCCGTCGAAGCCGTCGAGGCGCCGCCGCTCACCCTGGAGGACGTGAAGGCCCTGCGCGTCGACTCGGACTTCCGGCCCTTCGTGGCGCAGAACGTGGCGCCCGAGGTGCGCAACGCCGCCTTCCGGAAGCTCTTCTCCGATCCGCATTTCAACGTCATGGACGGCCTGGACACCTACATCGACGACTACTCCAAACCTTCGCCGCTGCCCGAGGGCGCCTTGCGCCAGATGGCCAGCGCCAAGTTCCTGAAGCTCTTCGACGAAGACCCCGCGCATCCCGAAGAAACTCCCGAGGGTGATGGATTGGTCGGCGTGGCAAAGTCCGGACATTCCGGGGATCTTCCCAGCCCGCCGGTGGCCGATGCGCCACCTGCCAGCCCAAAGACTGATGACCACGACGCTGATCTGCGACTGCAACCAGACGATGCCCCTCGAGCCGAAGACGCTCGGGACCGCGCTGACTGA
- a CDS encoding FHA domain-containing protein has translation MARLIILARHGSVRQVNLAGPITTIGRSNSNNVCIDSDRVSRHHAAIQWTGEHFILTDMGSRNGTYVNRERVRAHELANGDVILVGDCQLRFLCNRRVEVPVDALRLMPAPDEFLHLVPAR, from the coding sequence ATGGCAAGACTGATCATCCTGGCCCGGCACGGCAGCGTGCGGCAGGTCAACCTCGCGGGTCCGATCACCACCATCGGGCGCTCGAATTCCAACAACGTCTGCATCGACAGCGACCGGGTGAGCCGCCACCACGCGGCCATCCAGTGGACCGGCGAGCATTTCATCCTCACCGACATGGGCAGCCGCAACGGCACCTACGTGAATCGCGAGCGGGTCCGCGCGCACGAACTGGCCAACGGCGACGTGATCCTCGTGGGCGACTGCCAGCTCCGCTTCCTGTGCAACAGGCGGGTCGAGGTGCCGGTCGATGCGCTGCGGCTGATGCCGGCGCCGGACGAGTTCCTCCACCTCGTGCCGGCGCGCTGA
- a CDS encoding LysR family transcriptional regulator, with amino-acid sequence MDSLDLIRTFREVASHGSFSRAASKLDVSKATVSKYIAELESRLGVRLLNRSTRAVSLTDAGSLLLERSKPMMEMFEDTQAEVQEHASRPTGRLRLSAPLGAGQGDLPKLIGEFMGHYPDVSISLHLTNRNIDMAEEGIDLSLHFGPVEDENLIVRKLARRSLVVCASPVYWKKHGKPAHPGELATHDALTHSRLGLHPQWRFEVDGKPFDVAVKSRMDATEAAPLIQVAMQGFGVIYLPEMLVQPHIDHGELVPVLQAYSRNDMWLSAAYLQRRHNSAALRAFLDFLEMSFRKQDKSGR; translated from the coding sequence ATGGACAGCCTCGACCTGATCAGAACCTTTCGCGAAGTCGCCTCCCACGGCAGCTTTTCCCGCGCCGCCAGCAAGCTCGACGTCTCCAAGGCCACCGTCAGCAAGTACATCGCCGAGCTCGAATCGCGGCTCGGCGTGCGGCTGCTCAACCGCTCCACCCGCGCGGTGAGCCTCACCGATGCCGGCTCGCTGCTGCTCGAGCGCAGCAAGCCGATGATGGAGATGTTCGAGGACACCCAGGCCGAGGTCCAGGAGCACGCGAGCCGGCCGACCGGCCGCCTGCGCCTGTCGGCGCCGCTCGGCGCCGGGCAGGGCGACCTGCCGAAGCTGATCGGCGAGTTCATGGGCCACTACCCCGATGTCAGCATCAGCCTGCACCTGACCAACCGCAACATCGACATGGCGGAGGAAGGCATCGACCTGTCGCTGCACTTCGGGCCGGTCGAGGACGAGAACCTGATCGTGCGCAAGCTCGCCCGCCGCAGCCTCGTGGTCTGCGCCTCGCCGGTGTACTGGAAGAAGCACGGCAAGCCGGCGCATCCGGGCGAGCTCGCGACCCACGACGCGCTCACGCACTCGCGGCTGGGCCTGCATCCGCAATGGCGCTTCGAGGTCGACGGCAAGCCCTTCGACGTGGCGGTGAAGTCGCGCATGGACGCGACCGAGGCCGCGCCGTTGATCCAGGTCGCGATGCAGGGCTTCGGCGTGATCTACCTGCCCGAGATGCTGGTGCAGCCGCACATCGATCATGGCGAGCTGGTGCCGGTGCTGCAGGCCTACTCGCGCAACGACATGTGGCTGTCGGCCGCCTACCTCCAGCGGCGCCACAACAGCGCGGCCTTGCGCGCGTTTCTCGACTTCCTGGAGATGAGCTTCCGCAAGCAGGACAAGTCAGGCCGCTGA
- the fdhF gene encoding formate dehydrogenase subunit alpha, whose protein sequence is MPVSSIEFQLDGRTVEAFEGETILAAAKRHGVDIPHLCFKEGLRPDGNCRACVVELKGERTLAPSCCRTVSAGMEVQAASERALKSQKMVVEMLLSDMPDAGYKWIGDDATRQHGELSEWAAKLDVAVRPELKALRREQPAPDVSHPAMAVNLDACIQCNRCVRACREEQVNDVIGYALRGQDSKIVFDLDDPMGDSTCVACGECVQACPTGALMPKSHIGSQQVDRKVDSVCPFCGVGCLITYNVKDEKIVSVDGRDGPANHSRLCVKGRFGFDYAHHPQRLTKPLIRKPGVPKTCDDAPRPGDWSEAFREASWEEALALAAGKLRGLRDTHGRKALAGFGSAKGSNEEAYLFQKLVRTGFGSNNVDHCTRLCHASSVAALLEGVGSGAVSNQVNDVEHADLIFVIGSNPTANHPVAATWMKNAARRGTKIVLADPRRTEISKHAWRTLQFKADTDVAMLNALIHAVIDEGLVDEAFIRDRASNFEALRENVKGYSPEVMAPICGIPAETLREVARAFATAKGAMVLWGMGVSQHVHGTDNARCLIALVTVTGQIGKPGSGLHPLRGQNNVQGASDAGLIPMMFPNYQRVDNAGAHAWFENFWGMPLDDQPGYTVVEIMHKALAPDDDPHKVRGMYIMGENPAMSDPDLNHARHALASLEHLVVQDIFMTETAWLADVVLPASAWPEKTGTVSNTDRMVQLGKRALDPPGDAKPDLWIIQQIAKRMGLAWDYEGEESGVAAVYEEMRQAMHAAISGISWERLQRESSVTYPCLSEDDPGQPIVFVETFPTADGRVKLVPADIIPAAERPDADYPYVLITGRQLEHWHTGSMTRRATVLDALEPMATASMNQADLEAMGLAPGDVITIRSRRGEVAIHVRRDDGTPHGAVFVPFAYYEAAANLMTNAALDPFGKIPEFKYCAVKIERGGVPVPAAGYGTGATGDNRPQSWTAST, encoded by the coding sequence GTGCCAGTCTCATCGATCGAGTTCCAGCTCGATGGCAGGACCGTGGAGGCCTTCGAAGGCGAGACCATCCTCGCGGCCGCGAAGCGCCACGGCGTCGACATTCCACATCTCTGCTTCAAGGAAGGGCTGCGGCCCGACGGCAACTGCCGCGCCTGCGTGGTCGAGCTGAAGGGCGAACGCACGCTCGCGCCGAGTTGCTGCCGCACCGTTTCGGCCGGCATGGAAGTGCAGGCCGCGAGCGAGCGCGCCCTCAAGAGCCAGAAGATGGTCGTCGAGATGCTGCTCTCGGACATGCCCGACGCGGGCTACAAGTGGATCGGCGACGATGCCACGCGGCAGCATGGCGAGCTCAGCGAATGGGCGGCCAAGCTCGATGTCGCGGTGCGGCCCGAGCTCAAGGCCCTGCGTCGCGAGCAGCCTGCACCCGATGTGTCGCACCCGGCGATGGCGGTGAATCTGGACGCCTGCATCCAGTGCAACCGCTGCGTGCGCGCCTGCCGCGAGGAGCAGGTCAACGACGTGATCGGCTACGCACTGCGCGGACAGGATTCGAAGATCGTCTTCGACCTCGACGACCCGATGGGCGACAGCACCTGCGTGGCCTGCGGCGAATGCGTGCAGGCCTGCCCGACGGGCGCGCTGATGCCCAAGAGCCACATCGGCTCGCAGCAGGTGGACCGCAAGGTCGACTCGGTGTGCCCGTTCTGCGGCGTCGGCTGCCTGATCACCTACAACGTCAAGGACGAGAAGATCGTCAGCGTCGACGGCCGCGACGGCCCGGCCAACCACAGCCGGCTGTGCGTCAAGGGCCGCTTCGGCTTCGACTACGCGCACCATCCGCAGCGCCTCACCAAGCCGCTGATCCGCAAGCCCGGCGTGCCCAAGACCTGCGACGACGCGCCGCGCCCCGGCGACTGGAGCGAGGCCTTCCGCGAGGCGAGCTGGGAAGAGGCACTGGCGCTCGCTGCCGGCAAGCTCAGGGGCCTGCGCGATACGCACGGCCGCAAGGCGCTGGCGGGCTTCGGCTCGGCCAAGGGCAGCAACGAGGAGGCGTATCTGTTCCAGAAGCTGGTGCGCACCGGCTTCGGCAGCAACAACGTCGACCACTGCACGCGGCTGTGCCATGCGTCCAGCGTGGCGGCGCTGCTCGAAGGCGTGGGTTCGGGCGCGGTCAGCAACCAGGTCAACGATGTCGAGCATGCGGACCTGATCTTCGTGATCGGCTCCAACCCGACTGCGAACCACCCGGTCGCCGCCACCTGGATGAAGAACGCGGCCAGGCGCGGCACGAAGATCGTGCTGGCCGACCCGCGCCGCACCGAGATCAGCAAGCATGCCTGGCGCACGCTGCAGTTCAAGGCCGACACCGATGTGGCGATGCTCAATGCGCTGATCCATGCGGTGATCGACGAAGGGCTGGTCGACGAGGCCTTCATCCGCGATCGCGCCAGCAACTTCGAGGCGCTGCGCGAGAACGTCAAGGGCTACAGCCCCGAGGTGATGGCGCCGATCTGCGGCATCCCGGCCGAGACGCTGCGCGAGGTCGCGCGCGCCTTCGCGACCGCCAAGGGCGCGATGGTCCTCTGGGGCATGGGCGTGAGCCAGCATGTGCACGGCACCGACAACGCGCGCTGCCTGATCGCGCTGGTCACCGTCACCGGCCAGATCGGCAAGCCCGGCTCGGGCCTGCATCCGCTGCGCGGCCAGAACAACGTGCAGGGCGCGAGCGATGCGGGGCTGATCCCGATGATGTTCCCCAACTACCAGCGGGTCGACAACGCCGGCGCGCATGCGTGGTTCGAGAACTTCTGGGGCATGCCGCTGGACGACCAGCCCGGCTACACCGTGGTCGAGATCATGCACAAGGCGCTCGCGCCGGACGACGATCCGCACAAGGTGCGCGGCATGTACATCATGGGCGAGAACCCGGCCATGAGCGACCCGGACCTGAACCATGCGCGCCACGCCTTGGCGAGCCTGGAGCACCTCGTGGTGCAGGACATCTTCATGACCGAGACCGCCTGGCTCGCCGACGTGGTGCTGCCCGCGAGCGCCTGGCCCGAGAAGACCGGCACCGTGAGCAACACCGACCGCATGGTGCAGCTCGGCAAGCGGGCGCTCGATCCGCCGGGCGATGCCAAGCCCGACCTCTGGATCATCCAGCAGATCGCAAAGCGCATGGGGCTGGCCTGGGACTACGAGGGCGAGGAATCCGGCGTCGCGGCGGTCTACGAGGAGATGCGGCAGGCGATGCATGCGGCGATCAGCGGCATCAGCTGGGAGCGCCTGCAGCGCGAATCGAGCGTGACCTACCCGTGCCTCTCCGAGGACGATCCGGGCCAGCCGATCGTCTTCGTCGAGACCTTCCCGACCGCCGACGGCCGTGTGAAGCTGGTGCCGGCCGACATCATCCCGGCGGCCGAGCGGCCCGATGCCGACTACCCGTACGTGCTGATCACCGGGCGCCAGCTCGAACACTGGCACACCGGCAGCATGACGCGCCGCGCCACGGTGCTCGATGCGCTGGAGCCGATGGCGACCGCGTCGATGAACCAGGCCGACCTCGAGGCGATGGGGCTTGCGCCCGGCGACGTGATCACGATCCGCTCGCGGCGCGGCGAAGTGGCGATCCATGTGCGCCGCGACGACGGCACGCCGCACGGCGCGGTGTTCGTGCCCTTCGCGTACTACGAGGCGGCGGCGAACCTCATGACCAACGCGGCGCTCGACCCCTTCGGCAAGATCCCGGAGTTCAAGTACTGCGCGGTGAAGATCGAGCGCGGCGGCGTGCCGGTGCCGGCGGCGGGTTACGGAACGGGCGCGACGGGGGACAATCGACCCCAGTCATGGACAGCCTCGACCTGA
- a CDS encoding formate dehydrogenase has product MQDCQASGPRPASRRGFFFGAATVGAAAAAVTVLPKVVQAPDASAAAPEPKPAPEKGGGYTLSEHVKRYYKTASA; this is encoded by the coding sequence ATGCAGGACTGTCAAGCTTCCGGCCCACGGCCGGCTTCCCGTCGGGGATTCTTTTTCGGCGCCGCCACGGTCGGCGCAGCCGCAGCGGCCGTCACGGTGCTGCCGAAGGTCGTGCAGGCGCCCGATGCCTCCGCCGCCGCGCCCGAGCCCAAGCCCGCGCCCGAAAAGGGGGGCGGCTACACGCTGAGCGAGCACGTCAAGCGCTACTACAAGACCGCGTCCGCCTGA
- a CDS encoding 4Fe-4S binding protein codes for MTTTLICDCNQTMPLEPKTLGTALTESLPLHSTLCRREAPAFQRAIQSGDDVVVACTQEKRLFGELAQQTPGASSPIRFVNIRETGGWSRDAKSAMPKIAALLAAAGLPEPDPVSTVSYASQGRLLIVGPLDAAEQAAALLADALEVTIFSRGPGVAGGAQERRWPVIAGRIDALAGWLGAFKLQWTQDNPIDLDLCTRCNACLSACPEQAIGLDYQIDTVKCTSHRDCERACAVAGAIRFDRAREPQDGAFDLVLDLGTAPLIDWHAPPQGYFHLAGGMSHPKAAQTLMRLRELVGEFEKPKFFDYKQKLCAHSRNEVVGCNACIEVCSAHAVSSDKERQRIVVNPNLCVGCGACTTVCPTGALAYTYPRTPDQGLKLRTLLATYAAAGGRDATLLLHSEEGGRALVEQLGRAAQLRKAHGVPANVIPVALFHAASTGIDLWLSAVAFGASQVCVLLTGEEAPQYVAAMKKQAEIAQALLHGLGYTGTHFRLIEAATPAALDTALAGLRETRQIVPSRAARFAVGAEKRSTLELALDHLMDESPALKAAADAPLAVPLPAGAPFGAIAVDKDKCTLCLACVSACPAAALQDNRDSPQLRFIEKNCVQCGLCETTCPEDAIELVPRLLASPARRQPAVLNEARPWACIRCGKPFGTQKAIEAMLVKLAGHAMFQGEALERLKMCSDCRVIDLYSAQDEIKITRIPPQ; via the coding sequence ATGACCACGACGCTGATCTGCGACTGCAACCAGACGATGCCCCTCGAGCCGAAGACGCTCGGGACCGCGCTGACTGAATCCCTCCCACTGCATTCGACGCTCTGCCGTCGCGAGGCGCCGGCCTTCCAGCGGGCGATCCAGTCCGGTGACGACGTGGTGGTCGCGTGCACGCAGGAAAAAAGACTCTTCGGAGAACTCGCGCAGCAGACGCCCGGAGCGAGCTCCCCGATCCGCTTCGTCAACATCCGCGAGACCGGCGGCTGGAGCCGCGACGCGAAGAGCGCGATGCCGAAGATCGCCGCGCTGCTGGCGGCCGCCGGGCTGCCCGAGCCCGATCCGGTCTCGACCGTGAGCTATGCCAGCCAGGGCCGGCTGCTGATCGTCGGGCCCCTCGATGCGGCCGAGCAGGCTGCCGCGCTGCTGGCCGATGCGCTCGAGGTGACGATCTTTTCGCGCGGGCCCGGCGTCGCCGGCGGCGCGCAGGAGCGGCGCTGGCCCGTGATCGCCGGACGCATCGATGCGCTGGCGGGGTGGCTCGGCGCGTTCAAGCTGCAGTGGACGCAGGACAACCCGATCGACCTCGACCTGTGCACGCGCTGCAATGCCTGCTTGAGCGCCTGCCCCGAGCAGGCCATCGGGCTCGACTACCAGATCGACACCGTGAAGTGCACCTCGCACCGGGATTGCGAGCGCGCCTGCGCCGTGGCGGGCGCGATCCGCTTCGATCGCGCGCGCGAGCCGCAGGACGGCGCCTTCGACCTCGTGCTCGATCTCGGCACGGCGCCGCTCATCGACTGGCACGCGCCGCCGCAAGGCTACTTCCATCTTGCGGGCGGCATGTCGCATCCGAAGGCCGCGCAGACCTTGATGCGGCTGCGCGAACTGGTCGGTGAATTCGAGAAGCCGAAGTTCTTCGACTACAAGCAGAAGCTCTGCGCGCACAGCCGCAACGAAGTGGTCGGCTGCAACGCCTGCATCGAGGTGTGCTCGGCCCACGCGGTCAGCAGTGACAAGGAGCGCCAGCGCATCGTCGTCAACCCGAACCTCTGCGTCGGCTGCGGTGCCTGCACGACGGTGTGCCCGACCGGTGCGCTCGCCTACACCTACCCGCGCACGCCGGACCAGGGGCTCAAGCTGCGCACGCTGCTCGCGACCTACGCCGCTGCCGGCGGACGCGACGCGACGCTGCTGCTGCACAGCGAGGAGGGCGGGCGCGCGCTGGTCGAACAGCTCGGCCGCGCGGCGCAGCTTCGCAAGGCGCATGGCGTTCCAGCGAACGTGATTCCGGTGGCGCTCTTCCATGCGGCGAGCACCGGCATCGACCTCTGGCTGAGCGCGGTGGCGTTCGGCGCCTCGCAGGTGTGCGTGCTGCTGACCGGCGAAGAAGCGCCGCAGTACGTCGCGGCCATGAAGAAGCAGGCGGAGATCGCCCAGGCGCTGTTGCATGGCCTGGGCTATACCGGCACGCACTTCAGGCTCATCGAAGCGGCAACGCCGGCTGCGCTCGACACCGCGCTGGCCGGCTTGCGCGAGACCCGGCAGATCGTGCCGTCCAGGGCCGCGCGCTTCGCGGTCGGTGCGGAAAAGCGCAGCACGCTCGAGCTGGCGCTGGATCACCTGATGGACGAGTCGCCCGCGCTGAAGGCGGCGGCCGATGCGCCGCTGGCGGTCCCGTTGCCGGCGGGCGCGCCCTTCGGCGCCATCGCGGTCGACAAGGACAAGTGCACCCTGTGCCTCGCCTGCGTCAGCGCCTGTCCCGCGGCCGCGCTGCAGGACAACCGGGATTCGCCGCAGCTGCGCTTCATCGAGAAGAACTGCGTCCAGTGCGGACTCTGCGAAACCACCTGCCCCGAGGATGCGATCGAACTCGTGCCGCGCCTCTTGGCCTCGCCCGCGCGCAGGCAGCCCGCAGTGCTCAACGAGGCCAGGCCGTGGGCCTGCATCCGCTGCGGCAAGCCCTTCGGCACGCAGAAGGCCATCGAGGCGATGCTGGTCAAGCTGGCCGGCCACGCAATGTTCCAGGGCGAGGCGCTGGAGCGCCTCAAGATGTGCAGCGACTGCCGGGTCATCGACCTCTACAGCGCCCAGGACGAAATCAAGATCACCAGGATCCCGCCGCAATGA